CGGGTCGGCGAAGAGAACGGGGCCGCAGTCGGCGGTGGAGGCGGCTACGGCGATGCCGGGGCGGTCGGTCACGACCGCGTCCGCCTTCGGGCGCTCGCCGGGGAAGGGAGCGCGGACGACGATCACGTCCGGTGAATGGATCTGATAGGCGGTGATCAGCGCCTCGGCGGGCACCCTCATCCAGGCAGCCACCCGGCGGCGATTCTCGCTCACCAGATCCTGGTCGTCATTGGAGCCGGTGCCGATGTTGAGGCCGCCGTAGATGCCGGAGGAGACACCCCCCATGCGCGTGAAGAAGCCGTGTCTGATGCCGGATTTTGCTGCGCTTTCAAGCAATTGCGAGCGCAAGGGGTCGGGTCTGGAAGAATCAAGCATGTGCCGCTTTCTCGTTCGCCCGCGCGAATTCGTCAAGCCGACGCTGCCGTCCCGCCCCACGCTCTCGCTGGGCGCGGAGAGTGATCCAGCGTTTCGGGCAAGTCAATTGGCCGCCGGGAAGCCGGGCGCGGCGACGCCGGGCGGCATGATGGCGAGCACCTTGAACAGCTGTCCCATCTGGTCCGGCGCGGCCAGGCGCTCCACCTCGCCGGTCAGCCGGTCGCGGACCTCCTGCGACGCATTCGCGCCGAGCTTTCCGGCCCGCTCGAGCAGGCCCATGCGCAGGAGGAAGTCGCCCTGCGCAAGCAGATGCGCCTGAAGCCCCGCATGCCGGGCCGCCTGCGCAAGCGCGGCGAAGTCCACATGGGTCGTGAGATCGGCTTCGCCGGGATGGGCGAGGGGATCGTCATAGGCGTGCTTCAGCAGCGCCTGGAGCGTGTCGCCGACGGCAGACGTGGCGTGGCCGTAGTCGATGAAAAGCCCCGCGCCGCCGTGGCCGGCGATGCGCTCGGCTACCTTCTGCATCAGCGCGCTGCGCGCCGGGGCTAGCTCGACGATTGCTCCCTCGGGTGCTGCGGCCGCGTCCGGCGGCAGCAGGCTGGCGTCAACAGAACCGGCCCCCGCGACGAACTGCAGGTTTCCCGCGCCGTCAGCGCCTACCGCGCGCTCGCGCCATCCTCCGGCGGTCTTCACGTATTGCCGCACCGGGATCGCATCGAAGAGCTCATTGCCGACGATGATCATCGGTTTTGCAGGCAGCTCATCGATGTCCTTGTGCCACTCGAAGCGTTGGCGGGCGGCTTGCCCCAATGTCGCCGCCTGAGTCGCCGCCAGCCTTTCGCTGGTCTCGATCAGCCTGAAGCCTCCGCTTTCGCCCAGGTCGGGGGCGATCTTGCCGAGGGTCCGCGCGATGTCCTTCATCAGCGTCCCCCGGCCCGGGCCGATCTCAACCACCATCGTCTGTTCCGGCGCGCCGATGGCCTGCCAGGTGGCGGCAATCCATGCGCCGATCAGCTCGCCGAACATCTGGCTGATTTCGGGAGCGGTGGTGAAATCCCCTTCGCGGCCGAATGGGGGGCGCGTCATGTAGTATCCGTCCTGCGGATCGGAGAGGCAGAGCGCCATGTATTCCGAAACCGGGAGCGGCCCGAGCGCCTCGATGAGGCCGACGATGCGCGACTTCAGGCGGCTCATGCCGGCGCCGGGGAGCCCGCCGGACGTGCGCGCCACATGAGCCACAGGCCGAGCAGCACCATCGGCGTCGACAGCACCATCCCCATCGTGAGCCAGTCGCCAGCCAGGTAGCCAAGCTGTGCGTCGGGTTCGCGGAAGAACTCCACGAAGATGCGCGCCGCTGCGTAGCCCGCTACGAAGGCGCCGGCGATGAAGCCGGGCGACCTCAGCTTCCTGCCCGCCCACACGAGGGCGAACAGAACGACGAACAGCACGAAACCCTCGAGCAGGGCTTCGTAGAGCTGGCTTGGATGCCGGGGGAAAGGGCCGCCGTTGGGGAAAACGAAAGCCCATGGCGCGTCGGTGACGCGGCCCCATAGCTCCGAATTGATGAAGTTGGTGACGCGAACGAGGCCAAGCCCGATCGGCGCGCCTGCCGCGATCACGTCGAACAGCGACAGGACGCTGAAGCCGCGCGACTTGGCGAAGAGGATCATGGCGAGCGTCGTTCCCGCAAATCCTCCATGGAACGACATGCCGCCTTGCCAGATCTTCAGGATATCCAGCGGATTCTCAAGATAACGGGCGAAGTCGTAGAAGAGGATGTAGCCGATGCGCCCGCCGAGCACGACGCCGACGGCCGCCCAGACGAGGAAATCGTCGATGTCGATCGGCCTGATCGGCGAAGGTCCGGCCCACAGGCGATCGGTGGTGACCAGCTTCTTGGCATACCACCAGGCAAACAGGATGCCGATGATGTAGCCCAGGCCGTACCAGTGGATGGCGAGGGGGCCGACCTGGACGATGACCGGATCGATGTGGGGAAACGGCAGGGCGGAGAGCGGAATCAGCAGATATTCGGTCAAGGCGGGCTCGGTTCGCTTGGAAGGCCGGAACATGTGCCAGCGTCCACGCATGGTCAAGGCGGCTGCCCGCGCCTGGGTCAGAACTAGTGGATGACATTTCCGCGATCCTTGTTCACAATCCGGCT
This portion of the Mesorhizobium shangrilense genome encodes:
- a CDS encoding class I SAM-dependent methyltransferase translates to MSRLKSRIVGLIEALGPLPVSEYMALCLSDPQDGYYMTRPPFGREGDFTTAPEISQMFGELIGAWIAATWQAIGAPEQTMVVEIGPGRGTLMKDIARTLGKIAPDLGESGGFRLIETSERLAATQAATLGQAARQRFEWHKDIDELPAKPMIIVGNELFDAIPVRQYVKTAGGWRERAVGADGAGNLQFVAGAGSVDASLLPPDAAAAPEGAIVELAPARSALMQKVAERIAGHGGAGLFIDYGHATSAVGDTLQALLKHAYDDPLAHPGEADLTTHVDFAALAQAARHAGLQAHLLAQGDFLLRMGLLERAGKLGANASQEVRDRLTGEVERLAAPDQMGQLFKVLAIMPPGVAAPGFPAAN
- the lgt gene encoding prolipoprotein diacylglyceryl transferase encodes the protein MFRPSKRTEPALTEYLLIPLSALPFPHIDPVIVQVGPLAIHWYGLGYIIGILFAWWYAKKLVTTDRLWAGPSPIRPIDIDDFLVWAAVGVVLGGRIGYILFYDFARYLENPLDILKIWQGGMSFHGGFAGTTLAMILFAKSRGFSVLSLFDVIAAGAPIGLGLVRVTNFINSELWGRVTDAPWAFVFPNGGPFPRHPSQLYEALLEGFVLFVVLFALVWAGRKLRSPGFIAGAFVAGYAAARIFVEFFREPDAQLGYLAGDWLTMGMVLSTPMVLLGLWLMWRARPAGSPAPA